The Desulfobotulus mexicanus genome includes the window CTTTTTCCGGAATCATCCTGCTGGTTCTTGCCATTTTTAACAGTACCCGTATGGCTGTCAGGGAGGTAAAAATTTTAAGCGATGGCATCCGGGGGATAATGGAGCATAAGGATCTGGCCCACAGGCTTGGGGCTTCCGGACCAAAGGAGTTGCAGCAGCTTGCCATGGCCTTTAACAACACCCTTGAAACCCTGGAATACAGCACCATTTCCAGGGAAGAACTGGAGCAGGTCAATTCAGCCCTTGAAGAAGCCATTACAAGGGCGCAGGCCATGGCCATGGAAGCGCAGATGGCAAGTATCGCCAAAAGTGAATTCCTTGCCAACATGAGCCATGAAATCCGCACCCCCATGAATGCGGTGATGGGCCTGAGCCGCCTGCTTTCCGACACGCCCCTCAATGACCAGCAAAAAGACTGGCTTGCAAAAATCAACCGGTCTTCCCGCCTTCTTCTGGGGATCATCAATGACATTCTCGATTATTCCAAAATTGAAGCAGGAAAGCTTGAGCTGGATCCCCATCCCTTTGCCCTGGATGCGTTGCTGGAAGAGGTTCAGGATCTTTTCATGGAATCGGCAGCGGAAAAGAAACTGGCCTTTACCCTGACCATCCCGGAGAACATGCCCAAAACCCTGATGGGTGATTCCTTAAGGCTGATGCAGATATTGAGCAACCTTGTCAGCAATGCCATCAAATTTACGGAAAAAGGTTTTATTTCCCTCATCGTAAAATTGAATCCTGAATCCATGGCGGGAAGTGAAAACAGCTCTGGATCTGAAAAGCCAGATACAGCACTGGCAGATCTTGTTTTCTCTGTGGAAGACAGCGGTATCGGCATGGATGAAGATCAAGTGGCAAAGCTCTTTCAGCCATTTTCCCAGGCAGATACATCAACCACCCGCAAATATGGCGGCACAGGCCTTGGACTTGTCATCACCAAAAGATTGGTGCAGGCCATGGGAGGAGAACTTGCACTCTCATCCTTCCCCAACAAAGGCAGCACCTTTTCCTTTGATCTGAAACTGCCCGCCACAACCATGCAACCGGTCAAAAACCATGAAAACGCCGAACGTCCTTCCTTCAGCGGCTACCGCATTCTTCTTGTGGAGGACAATCCCCTGAATCAGGAAGTGGCAATCCATTTTATTGAAAAAACGGGCGCAGCGGTCATCCTTGCGGAAAATGGCCTCAAAGCCATTGAAATGACAGAACGTGAAAAACCGGATCTGATTCTCATGGATCTTCAGATGCCTGTTATGGACGGCTTTGAAGCAACAAGAAAAATCCGGGAAATGGAAAAGCCTGATGCCAGACCCCTGCCCATCATCGCCCTTTCTGCTGCGGTGATGGAAAATGACCGCATAAGGGCCAGAGAAGCAGGCACCAGCGGCCATTTGGAAAAACCCATAGATGAATCTGAACTCTACCGAACCCTGTCCGGCTTCCTTGACCCCTGTGGCCTCATCATAAAAGAAAATACCTGCACCCCCACAGATCTTTTTCCTGAACTCAAGGGATTTAACGAAAAAAAAGCCATGGCCGCATCCCTCGGGGACAGGGCCTTTTATGTAAAAATACTGAAATCCTTTGCAAAACAGCTTGGGGAAGATTATATCCCCAAAGCAAAAAATATCCATCAACTCAATGCAAAAGAGATACAGCACATGGCCCACAGCCTGAAGGGAACAGCCGCAACGGTGGGGGCTGTTCAGATTGCAGAGATTGCTGCATCCATGGATGCCATCTGCAAAGATGAAAAAATCCCTTCCAAGGCCCTTGCTCTCTCCCTTGAAAGGGCCCTTGAATCGGCATATTCTGAGATCAGCATTTTTTTATCCTCGGAAAAAGTCCCGGAGCAAACCCTACAAAACCCCGCCGACGAAAAGGAAGGGCTTAAGGCGGCAAAAGACCTCCTTGACATGCTCTGTCAAAATGTCTTTGTGGAAGACACTCTTCTTGATCCTGCCCTTGATTTTATATGCAAAAAACACGGTGCAGACAAAGCTCTTAAAATCCGGGAGCTTGTGGAAATATTTGATCTCTCGGCAGCGGCTGAAGATCTTGATAAACTGCTTGGGGAAGAGGAAGCGGGAGACAAGGGAAACCCCAAAAAACCGTAAAGGAGTTTCAGGCATGACAATGAAAATAGAAAGAAACAGGCTGAAACCCCAAAAGATATTCCCAAACCCCATCCCTGCCCCATGGCTTTCCATGGCAGGGGCCCTTGTCCTGTTGTTTTTTACCATATCCATACCTGTGCAGGCAGAAGAAAGAAACCTTAGTGACAATCAAAGGCTGAAGGCCCTTTCCATGGCCTCCTTTGAAGCCATCTTTCTTTCGGAAAAAGGCATATGCATCGAGCAGAATCAAAGTGCGGAAACCCTGTTCGGTTATACCCTGGATGATGCAAGGGGAAGGCCGGGCACAGACTGGATAGCCCCCATAGACCGCCCCATGGTGATGGAAAAAATGATGTCCGGCTATGGGGGGGCCTATGAGGTCCGGGCTTTGAGAAAGGATGGCACAGAGTTTCACGCTGAAATTCAGGGCCGCATAATAGAGGTGGGAGACAGGCGGATACGGGTAACGGCACTGCGGGACATCAGCGACCGTAAAGAACTGCAAGCAAAAATGGCCGCCAGCACAAGGTTTTTTATGCTGTGGCTTTTCGGGGTCATCTTCCTGCTTCTTGCTCTGAGTACCGGGCTTTTTTTCAGCATTCTGCAACGGAAGCGCTCTGACTCAGAACTCAAAAAAAGAACATGGGAGCTGGAGTCCATTTTTAAATCCGCCAGAACCGTCAGTCTGATCAAGACCGACATGGATTCCATCGTTGAGGAATTCAGTTCCGGCGCTGAAGAAATTTTCGGCTATACCAGAGAAGAAATGATCGGCCGCCATGTTGGGATTCTGCACACAGAGGCAGAATCATTCATTCTAAAAAAATATGTGGACAGATTGGTGCAGGGAGAAGGCTTTACCATAGAAACCGAACTTGTAAGAAAAAACGGCAGCCTCTTTCCTGCCCTCTTCAGTGTCCAGCCTGTGTATGACACCAATGGCAGCATCATCTCTACCCTTGGCATTACCTTTGACATCAGTGAACTGAAAGCCGCAGAAAGTTCCCTTAGAAGAAGCGAGCTGAAATACCGCCTCCTGTTTGAAAACATGAATGCGGCCTTTGCCCTCCATGAAATGATCTACGATCAGGATGGCAGACCTGTGGATTACCGCTTCCTTGAAATCAACCCCATGTTTGAAAAACTGACGGGTGCCAAAAGGGAAATGATCACAGGCCGCACCGTTAAGGAAGCCATACCGGAAACAGAAGACTACTGGATAGAAACCTTCGGTCAGGTCTGTCTTACAGGGCAGCCCATATCCTATGAAAACTATTCAAAGGGTATCGGCCGCCATTTCGATACCTTTGCTTTTTCTCCTGAAAAGGATCATTTTGCCGTATTTTTTGTGGATATAACGGACAAAAAAAAAGCAGAAGAAAATCTTAAAACAAGTGAAGAGCGCTTTAACCGGGCAATTTCCGGAACCGGAGCAGGTCTCTGGGACTGGGATATGATAAAGAACACGGTGTATTTCTCCCCCCAGTGGAAAAAGATGCTGGGCTATGAAGACCATGAAATTCCAAACGACTTTTCCGGATGGAGACAATTATGGCATCCTGATGATGCCCTGTATATTGAAAAATCAATTCAGGAGTACCTTGATGGAAAATCAGAAAGCTATGAGGTTGAGCATCGCCTCCTGAATAAAGAGGGCAACTGGCAATGGATTCTGACACGGGGAGAAATTGAAAAGGATGCATCGGGCAGGCCCATCCGCTGGACAGGCACAAATATTGACATCACCCACCGCAAGCAGGCCGAAGACGCCCTGAAGCTTGCCAAGGAAGAGGCCGAAGCTGCCAATGCCGCCAAGGGAGAATTTCTGGCTAACATGAGCCATGAAATCCGCACCCCCCTCAACGCCGTGATCGGCTTAAGCCGTCTTATGGCAGATACACCTTTAAATATCCAGCAGCATAACTGGCTTGAAAAAATAAACCGCTCTTCCCGCCTCCTTCTGGGGATCATCAACGATATTCTCGATTATTCAAAAATCGATGCAGGCAAACTGGTGCTTGATTACCAGCCCTTTACCCTCAAGGACATCACCGAAGAAATAAAAACCCTCTTTAAGGATGCTGCCGAAAAAAAGGGGCTGGAGCTGGTACTGTCCGTCTGTCCGCAAATTCCAAGGGTGGTAAGGGGCGACTCCTTACGGCTGATGCAGGTTCTCACCAACCTTTTAAGCAATGCCATCAAATTTACTCCCAAGGGCTTTGTTGCCATGAGCATCGGCCATAATGTCTGCCACGCAGAGGAAAAAACGCCTGTCCATACGGTTCAAAGCCCAAAAGGACTTCTGTTCAGCGTGGAAGACAGCGGCATAGGCATGGACAATGAGCAGATAAAAAAAATCTTTCAGCCCTTCTCCCAGGCAGACACATCCACCACAAGGATGTTTGGCGGCACAGGCCTTGGCCTTGTGATCTCCAAAAAACTTGTGGAAGCCATGGGCGGCGAGCTTTTATTCCATTCCGAACCCGGTAAAGGAAGTACCTTCTTTTTTTACCTGAATCTGGAAGAGGCTTCTTCTGAAAGAGGCATTGCAGACAGACCGGAAGCTTTAGGGGAAAAGATGCACTTTCTGGTGGTGGATGATCAAAAACCCGCCAGAACCGTTCTGAGAAAAATCCTTGAGAGCTGGAATGCCAGCGTCCATGAGGCTGGCAGTGGGATGGAAGCCATTGAGGCGGTTATGGAGGCAGATAAAAAAGAAAAAGCTTTTGATTGTATTCTCATGGACTGGAAAATGCCCGGAGAACTGGATGGGCTGGGAGCCATTAAAAAACTGGATGCGCTGTACAAAAACAAGGTGCTGAAAGGCCCCAAATCACCGATATTTGTGATCAGTGCATACAGCAGAGAAGAGCTTCCCCGTGAAAAACCCCTTTTCAAGGCCTTTCTGTCCAAGCCAGTAACCGCTTCCGATTTATTTGAGGCCATGGTTGAAGCTCTGGGCAGCGGCAATCTTCCTCGCATCACCCCAAAAAAAGATTCAAAAATTCCTGCCCTAAGCGGTTACAGAATTCTCCTGGTGGAAGACAACGCCCTGAATCAGGAAGTAGCAACCCGTTTTATTGAAAAAACAGGTGCAGGGGTCATCCTCGCAGAAAATGGCCTTAAAGCCATTGAAATGACAGAACGTGAAAAGCCGGATCTCATTCTCATGGATCTTCAGATGCCCATCATGGATGGATTTGAAGCCACCCGTAAAATCCGGGAAACGGAAAGGCCCGACAAACAGGGGCTGCCCATCATCGCCCTTTCTGCTGCGGTGATGGAAAATGACCGCATAAAGGCCAGGGAAGCGGGTACCAGCGCCCATATGGCAAAGCCCATTGATGAGGCGGAACTGTACCGCACTTTAGCCAGATTCCTTGAACCCAGGGGCTGGATCAATAAAGAAAAACCAGAAAACGACGTGAATCACTTCCCTGAACTTTATGGCTTTAACCGTAAAAGGGCCATGGCAGCATCCCTTGGGGACAGGGCCTTTTATGTGAAAATGCTTACATCCTTTGCAAGGCAGCTTGAAGAAGTCTTTATCCCCAACACCCAAAAAATAACCAGGCTGAACCCGGAAGAAATCCAGCACATGGCCCATGCCCTGAAGGGAACCGCCGCAACGGTGGGGGCTGAACAGGTATCAGAAATTGCAGAAACCATGGATAAAACATGCAAGCAGGGCAAGCTTCCTCCTGATACCCTTATACATTCCCTTGAAAAAGCCCTTATATCTGCCGAATATGAAATAAGAAACCTTTTATCCTCAGAGCAGAAAGGGGAAAAAAAAGCCCCCCTTTCTGTCAATGAAGAGGAAGGCCGCAAGGCCCTTGGGCTTCTCCTTGCCAGCCTTCAACAAAGCGAACTTGCAGATGATGCCCTTCTGGACACGGCCCTTGATTTTATAGAAAGCATGCACGGCCCGGAAACAGCGGATGAAATCCGCAGATTTGTGGAAATTTTTGATATGGATCAGGCCGCAGGGCGGATTCAAGGATTGGTTCTTCCTCAAACAAAGGAATTTTGATGCATACTTTTGAAAATCCTCCTGAAAAATCAAAAATTATGGTTGTGGATGACCAACCAGTGAATATCCACTCTCTGGCAAGGCTTTTAAAGGACGACTACCAGATACTTGTGGCCACAGGAGGCATCAAGGCCCTTGAAATTGCCAGAAGTGACAATCAGCCCCAACTGATTCTTCTGGATATACAGATGCCGGACATGGATGGTTACGAGGTATGCCGAAGGCTTCAGGCCGATGAAAAAACCCGGAAAATACCAATCATCTTTGTCACTGCAAAGGATTCCGGCTCCGATGAGGAAGAGGGCCTTGCCCTGGGAGCCGTTGATTATATTTCCAAACCCTTTGTGCCCGGTGTTGTCAGGGCAAGGGTTGACAATCAGATCCGGTGGAAACTGGCCGAAACAAAGCTTAAAAAAAGCAATGAAGAACTGGAAAAAGCCACGGCCCTGGCACGGGATCTTGCCGTGCGTGCGGAGATGGCAAACAATGCAAAAAGCGAGTTCCTTGCCAACATGAGCCATGAAATCCGCACCCCCATGAACGGTGTCATGGGCATGGCTGGCCTCCTGCTGGATACGGAACTCAGTACACAGCAGCGCAGATACACAGAAACCCTCTACGCCAGTGCTTCTGCCCTGCTTTCCTTAATCAACGATATCCTTGATTTCTCCAAAATTGAAGCAGGCCATCTGGAGCTTGAGACTCTGGAATTCAACCTGAGACCCATGCTGGATAGTTTTGCTGGCATGTTTGCCTTTAAAGCGGATGAAAAAAATCTGGAGCTGATCATTTTCGTCGAAGATACCGTTCCGGACCGACTCATTGGCGA containing:
- a CDS encoding ATP-binding protein: MASIAKSEFLANMSHEIRTPMNAVMGLSRLLSDTPLNDQQKDWLAKINRSSRLLLGIINDILDYSKIEAGKLELDPHPFALDALLEEVQDLFMESAAEKKLAFTLTIPENMPKTLMGDSLRLMQILSNLVSNAIKFTEKGFISLIVKLNPESMAGSENSSGSEKPDTALADLVFSVEDSGIGMDEDQVAKLFQPFSQADTSTTRKYGGTGLGLVITKRLVQAMGGELALSSFPNKGSTFSFDLKLPATTMQPVKNHENAERPSFSGYRILLVEDNPLNQEVAIHFIEKTGAAVILAENGLKAIEMTEREKPDLILMDLQMPVMDGFEATRKIREMEKPDARPLPIIALSAAVMENDRIRAREAGTSGHLEKPIDESELYRTLSGFLDPCGLIIKENTCTPTDLFPELKGFNEKKAMAASLGDRAFYVKILKSFAKQLGEDYIPKAKNIHQLNAKEIQHMAHSLKGTAATVGAVQIAEIAASMDAICKDEKIPSKALALSLERALESAYSEISIFLSSEKVPEQTLQNPADEKEGLKAAKDLLDMLCQNVFVEDTLLDPALDFICKKHGADKALKIRELVEIFDLSAAAEDLDKLLGEEEAGDKGNPKKP
- a CDS encoding PAS domain S-box protein, coding for MTMKIERNRLKPQKIFPNPIPAPWLSMAGALVLLFFTISIPVQAEERNLSDNQRLKALSMASFEAIFLSEKGICIEQNQSAETLFGYTLDDARGRPGTDWIAPIDRPMVMEKMMSGYGGAYEVRALRKDGTEFHAEIQGRIIEVGDRRIRVTALRDISDRKELQAKMAASTRFFMLWLFGVIFLLLALSTGLFFSILQRKRSDSELKKRTWELESIFKSARTVSLIKTDMDSIVEEFSSGAEEIFGYTREEMIGRHVGILHTEAESFILKKYVDRLVQGEGFTIETELVRKNGSLFPALFSVQPVYDTNGSIISTLGITFDISELKAAESSLRRSELKYRLLFENMNAAFALHEMIYDQDGRPVDYRFLEINPMFEKLTGAKREMITGRTVKEAIPETEDYWIETFGQVCLTGQPISYENYSKGIGRHFDTFAFSPEKDHFAVFFVDITDKKKAEENLKTSEERFNRAISGTGAGLWDWDMIKNTVYFSPQWKKMLGYEDHEIPNDFSGWRQLWHPDDALYIEKSIQEYLDGKSESYEVEHRLLNKEGNWQWILTRGEIEKDASGRPIRWTGTNIDITHRKQAEDALKLAKEEAEAANAAKGEFLANMSHEIRTPLNAVIGLSRLMADTPLNIQQHNWLEKINRSSRLLLGIINDILDYSKIDAGKLVLDYQPFTLKDITEEIKTLFKDAAEKKGLELVLSVCPQIPRVVRGDSLRLMQVLTNLLSNAIKFTPKGFVAMSIGHNVCHAEEKTPVHTVQSPKGLLFSVEDSGIGMDNEQIKKIFQPFSQADTSTTRMFGGTGLGLVISKKLVEAMGGELLFHSEPGKGSTFFFYLNLEEASSERGIADRPEALGEKMHFLVVDDQKPARTVLRKILESWNASVHEAGSGMEAIEAVMEADKKEKAFDCILMDWKMPGELDGLGAIKKLDALYKNKVLKGPKSPIFVISAYSREELPREKPLFKAFLSKPVTASDLFEAMVEALGSGNLPRITPKKDSKIPALSGYRILLVEDNALNQEVATRFIEKTGAGVILAENGLKAIEMTEREKPDLILMDLQMPIMDGFEATRKIRETERPDKQGLPIIALSAAVMENDRIKAREAGTSAHMAKPIDEAELYRTLARFLEPRGWINKEKPENDVNHFPELYGFNRKRAMAASLGDRAFYVKMLTSFARQLEEVFIPNTQKITRLNPEEIQHMAHALKGTAATVGAEQVSEIAETMDKTCKQGKLPPDTLIHSLEKALISAEYEIRNLLSSEQKGEKKAPLSVNEEEGRKALGLLLASLQQSELADDALLDTALDFIESMHGPETADEIRRFVEIFDMDQAAGRIQGLVLPQTKEF